The Rhipicephalus sanguineus isolate Rsan-2018 chromosome 7, BIME_Rsan_1.4, whole genome shotgun sequence genome includes a window with the following:
- the LOC119399479 gene encoding cytochrome P450 3A6, which produces MDPGAWSVLESLLAILVVAVVSWVLQRRWQHGLFKRYGIPGPETSGLFFGHWKDLRRDTLKVMDEWIQKYGPLVGIYCGEVPCVLLSDLDAIKECLVKRSHEFRDRVPLLINAEPLKSSLLGIKGEEWKMVRSVLNPTFSNAKMRMISRIIDDCTNTTVQIVDQRIASSAGDVDISAMAQGLTMDTIAKSVLGWKCEYQRNPEDPFLTSLRETMIGADNPITDVTMALPAVRWFLAPILPHTHYGKMFICVTESVREVIKARRLLEDENREKESRAVDMLQLMLDARHKSNAKNDNSCSDRLSMTDQHVVSNCFIALGGGFETTSLTLALLLDELARNPEEQQKLYAELSSALPGDVTPEVLFDKLQDLKRLEMVINEGLRKYPPLVFFTARMCYPDTELAGKIIPGGTRVIVPTWNIHRNPDLWPNPDRFNPERFSEGWEKEKHPASYVPFGMGPRECIGKKFALLELKMAIFKLVRRYEFSLSPQSASALKFEVPLISINPVKNIVLHVKRRCT; this is translated from the exons ATGGACCCAGGAGCTTGGAGTGTTTTGGAATCACTGCTCGCAATATTGGTCGTAGCTGTCGTGTCCTGGGTATTACAAAGGCGTTGGCAGCACGGCCTTTTCAAGCGATATGGAATACCAGGGCCTGAGACGAGTGGTCTGTTCTTTGGACACTGGAAAGACCTCAGAAGGGACACTCTTAAG GTGATGGACGAATGGATCCAGAAATATGGTCCTCTCGTGGGAATATATTGCGGCGAGGTACCATGTGTTTTGCTTAGTGACCTGGATGCGATCAAAGAATGCCTTGTAAAGCGGTCGCATGAGTTCCGTGACCGCGTGCCTCTGCTAATCAATGCGGAGCCCCTCAAGAGCAGCCTTCTGGGAATAAAAG GTGAAGAATGGAAGATGGTACGGAGTGTTTTGAACCCAACCTTCTCGAATGCGAAAATGCGGATGATATCACGTATCATCGATGACTGCACTAACACTACAGTGCAGATCGTAGACCAACGAATTGCCTCGAGCGCGGGGGATGTGGATATCTCCGCTATGGCTCAAGGGCTCACCATGGACACTATCGCGAAATCAGTGCTTGGTTGGAAG TGCGAGTATCAGCGAAATCCAGAGGACCCCTTCCTCACGAGTTTAAGGGAGACTATGATAGGCGCAGACAATCCCATCACGGACGTCACCATGGCTCTTCCTGCCGTACGGTGGTTCCTCGCGCCGATCCTTCCGCACACGCACTACGGAAAGATGTTCATCTGCGTTACCGAGAGCGTGCGTGAAGTGATCAAAGCGCGACGGCTTCTGGAGGACGAAAATCGGGAAAAGGAATCTCGCGCAGTGGATATGCTTCAGCTCATGCTGGACGCGCGGCACAAAAGCAACGCTAAGAACGACAACAGTTGCAGCGACCGCCTGTCCATGACAGACCAGCACGTGGTGTCCAACTGTTTTATCGCTTTGGGTGGTGGCTTTGAGACGACGTCGCTTACACTGGCGTTGCTCCTGGACGAGCTCGCTAGGAACCCGGAAGAGCAGCAGAAACTGTACGCAGAGCTTTCATCGGCGTTACCGGGTGACGTAACCCCGGAGGTCCTGTTCGACAAGTTGCAGGATCTCAAGAGGCTCGAGATGGTAATCAATGAAGGTTTGCGCAAGTACCCGCCGCTGGTGTTCTTCACCGCAAGAATGTGTTACCCGGACACCGAGCTCGCTGGAAAGATCATACCGGGAGGGACGCGCGTGATAGTGCCAACGTGGAATATTCACCGGAATCCAGATCTTTGGCCGAACCCGGATAGGTTCAACCCGGAGCGGTTCTCAGAAGGCTGGGAGAAAGAGAAGCATCCCGCCTCCTACGTACCATTTGGAATGGGACCACGCGAGTGCATTGGAAAGAAGTTCGCGCTGTTGGAACTCAAGATGGCAATTTTTAAACTGGTGCGACGATATGAGTTTAGCCTCAGCCCTCAAAGTGCAAGCGCTCTCAAATTTGAAGTTCCCTTGATATCTATCAACCCCGTTAAGAATATTGTGCTTCACGTTAAACGTAGGTGCACTTAG